Proteins co-encoded in one Paenibacillus sp. genomic window:
- a CDS encoding ABC transporter permease has protein sequence MEIATQLLVAAMSAGTPLLLATLGGILSERSGIIQLGAEGLMLMGAVVACLAFIGTESIPLTLLAVTAVTAALGLLHAFMSVTLRVNQIMVGLALTLFGGGLSAYLGRPVSGLPLPGTMPRVHLDWLEPVPVIGRLFAHLDILTWFSFALVIGLHLLIHRTSWGLHLKAIGDNPATADVMGIRVQTLRYAYVVAGAALIGLAGGYMLLVYTPSWTEGMTAGKGWIAVALVIFARWNPVRALLCAYFFGALDMIGFRIQLIGSDIPTYFLKMIPYVVTILVLMYLGWRNRGKPSGTPEALGVPYIREQRF, from the coding sequence ATGGAAATAGCGACGCAATTATTAGTGGCCGCAATGTCGGCCGGCACGCCGCTCCTGCTGGCGACGCTCGGAGGGATCTTAAGCGAGCGGTCGGGCATCATCCAGCTCGGCGCGGAAGGGCTCATGCTGATGGGCGCGGTCGTCGCCTGCCTCGCCTTCATCGGCACCGAGAGCATTCCGCTGACGCTGCTCGCGGTTACCGCCGTGACGGCGGCGCTCGGCTTGCTGCACGCGTTCATGAGCGTGACGCTGCGCGTCAATCAAATTATGGTCGGCCTCGCGCTGACGCTGTTCGGCGGCGGACTGAGCGCGTACCTCGGCCGCCCGGTGAGCGGGCTGCCGCTGCCGGGCACGATGCCCCGCGTTCATCTCGATTGGCTGGAGCCGGTGCCGGTTATCGGCCGGCTGTTCGCGCATCTCGACATCTTGACGTGGTTCAGCTTCGCGCTCGTCATCGGGCTGCATCTGCTCATCCATCGCACGTCGTGGGGGCTTCATTTGAAAGCGATCGGCGATAACCCGGCGACCGCGGACGTGATGGGCATTCGCGTGCAGACGCTGCGTTACGCATACGTCGTCGCCGGGGCCGCGCTGATCGGGCTCGCCGGCGGATACATGCTGCTCGTCTATACGCCGAGCTGGACCGAAGGCATGACCGCGGGGAAAGGCTGGATCGCGGTCGCGCTCGTCATTTTCGCCCGGTGGAATCCGGTGCGCGCGCTGCTGTGCGCTTATTTCTTCGGGGCGCTCGATATGATCGGCTTCCGCATCCAGCTGATCGGCAGCGACATTCCCACGTATTTCTTGAAAATGATTCCTTACGTCGTCACGATTCTCGTGCTCATGTACTTGGGCTGGCGCAATCGCGGCAAGCCGTCGGGCACGCCGGAAGCGCTGGGCGTCCCGTACATTCGAGAGCAACGATTTTAA
- a CDS encoding FAD binding domain-containing protein produces MAIGNEELLRQPHVLQPKDAAEAIRLKRSLGAAAAYVSGGTLLRTQWENGVAPIPPCLIDVRAIHGLAGIAVSEGALAIGAMTTLSECRRQPLLRERCPALHEAAKAIAAPSVRNLGTIGGNVASGIGDAWPALLALDAELVWYGDGPEIEPAASWIARFGAAPEGRLLTAIRLPLAGPDGVFEAYRKVGRREAFTPSLVTAALRGRRDEGGRWRDCRVAAAGGAMRPMRLAEAEALWEGKRSEELNFALIYKSVLAEYDAAPDAFADAAYRKKTAAGLVAAALWEARGSEC; encoded by the coding sequence ATGGCGATCGGGAACGAAGAGCTGCTTCGGCAGCCGCACGTGCTGCAGCCGAAGGACGCGGCGGAGGCGATTCGCCTGAAGCGTTCGCTCGGCGCGGCGGCCGCGTACGTATCCGGCGGCACGCTGCTTCGGACGCAATGGGAGAACGGCGTCGCGCCGATCCCGCCGTGTTTGATCGACGTCCGCGCGATTCACGGCCTTGCCGGCATCGCGGTGTCGGAGGGAGCGCTTGCGATCGGCGCGATGACGACGCTGTCCGAGTGCCGCCGGCAGCCGCTGCTTCGGGAGCGGTGCCCGGCGCTGCACGAGGCGGCGAAGGCGATCGCCGCGCCGTCCGTGCGCAATCTCGGCACGATCGGCGGCAACGTCGCCTCCGGCATCGGCGACGCGTGGCCCGCGCTGCTCGCGCTGGATGCCGAGCTCGTTTGGTACGGCGACGGTCCGGAGATCGAGCCGGCGGCTTCTTGGATCGCCCGGTTCGGCGCCGCGCCCGAGGGCCGGCTGCTGACGGCGATTCGCTTGCCGCTCGCAGGGCCGGACGGCGTCTTCGAGGCGTACCGCAAGGTCGGGCGCCGCGAGGCGTTCACACCGTCGCTCGTGACGGCGGCGCTGCGCGGCCGGCGGGACGAAGGCGGACGCTGGAGAGACTGCCGCGTCGCCGCGGCCGGCGGCGCCATGCGCCCCATGCGGCTTGCGGAGGCGGAAGCGCTGTGGGAAGGGAAGCGAAGCGAGGAACTGAACTTCGCGCTGATATATAAATCGGTGCTGGCGGAATACGACGCGGCGCCGGACGCGTTCGCGGACGCCGCGTATCGCAAAAAGACGGCGGCGGGCCTCGTCGCGGCGGCGCTGTGGGAAGCGAGGGGATCGGAATGCTGA
- the pucD gene encoding xanthine dehydrogenase subunit D, with the protein MLKRSTSGARWRVRPDGKEKVSGSLKYLTDLRAEGMLYGRVLRSPYPHALILSIRTEKAERLPGVRAVITWKDVPGLNKFGIAFPHQPVLCRDRVRYVGDAVAAVAAENEEIAEAALALIEVDYEPLPPIVDPEEALREGAPKLFEEGNVLHRTEYRKGDPDAAFAECAFIVEETYCTPRQMHTYMETEGGLFVPEPDGRLTSYSPTQHGRMDRMQLARILAVPEERVRVISSPIGGSFGGKDELNVQPYGALLALKTGLPVKLHNSRAESVRAGLKRHPMKITMKTGVDANGRLVAHRVRIVSDTGAYATLGAEVLNFATEHVTGPYLFDHVDVEGLSVYTNNGVSGEFRGFGGNQAIYALEGQMDRLAAAVGMDPWAFRKLNLRQYGDPGPLGQRIAQTYGAEQVWEAIERSELYRSRERERGTAGRPPWIRTGVGAAFAMHGAGLGFGIPDPGGGVLRLAPDGKIEAIFGYEEFGQGLLATLELMLAEQFGFAAEDIRMIIGDTDVVPDSGSSTASRATSMMWTALRRMAPEFTAKLLDAASAATGIPAERLRLGAGGVRLALEPEDANGAGEIAATYEELARATAANPIRCETSFHYPLTPDERVGAHFLYTYAAVAVKVEVDTLTGRVRVLDQHHAVAAGPVANPQGYLGQIEGGSSMAVGFTLTEDAIMNDGIYATKNLDTYLVPTIADMNGSIRVEAIEDLPEDDVYGPRGIGEVGSVTLAPAIAEAIFDATGVRVTKLPVDAAELQQVPDFAKDGGNAHVG; encoded by the coding sequence ATGCTGAAGCGGAGCACGAGCGGCGCGCGCTGGCGCGTTCGCCCGGACGGGAAAGAAAAGGTATCCGGGAGCCTTAAATATTTGACGGATTTGCGGGCGGAGGGAATGCTGTACGGACGCGTGCTGCGCAGCCCGTATCCCCACGCGCTGATCTTGTCGATCCGCACGGAGAAGGCGGAGCGGCTGCCCGGCGTGCGCGCTGTCATTACGTGGAAGGACGTGCCGGGGCTGAATAAATTCGGCATCGCCTTCCCGCACCAGCCGGTGCTGTGCCGCGACCGCGTCCGCTACGTCGGCGACGCGGTCGCGGCCGTCGCGGCGGAGAACGAGGAGATCGCCGAAGCGGCGCTTGCGCTCATCGAGGTCGATTACGAGCCGCTGCCGCCCATCGTCGATCCGGAAGAGGCGCTGCGCGAAGGGGCCCCGAAGCTGTTCGAGGAAGGGAACGTGCTGCATCGGACGGAATACCGCAAAGGCGACCCCGACGCGGCGTTCGCCGAATGCGCGTTTATCGTCGAAGAGACTTACTGTACGCCGAGGCAGATGCATACGTACATGGAAACGGAGGGCGGCTTGTTCGTGCCCGAGCCGGACGGACGGCTGACGTCGTATTCGCCGACGCAGCACGGGAGAATGGACCGGATGCAGCTCGCGCGCATATTAGCGGTGCCGGAGGAGCGGGTCCGCGTCATCTCCAGCCCGATCGGCGGCAGCTTCGGCGGCAAAGACGAGCTGAACGTGCAGCCGTATGGCGCCCTGCTGGCGCTGAAAACCGGCTTGCCGGTGAAGCTGCACAACTCCCGCGCCGAATCGGTCCGCGCGGGACTGAAGCGGCACCCGATGAAAATTACGATGAAGACCGGCGTCGACGCGAACGGTCGCCTCGTCGCCCATCGGGTCCGCATCGTATCCGATACGGGCGCGTACGCGACGCTAGGCGCAGAGGTGCTCAATTTCGCGACGGAGCACGTCACCGGGCCGTATCTGTTCGACCATGTGGACGTCGAAGGCTTGTCGGTGTACACGAACAACGGCGTGTCCGGGGAGTTCCGCGGCTTCGGCGGCAACCAAGCGATCTACGCGCTCGAAGGGCAGATGGATCGGCTGGCCGCGGCGGTCGGCATGGATCCGTGGGCATTCCGGAAGCTGAATTTGCGGCAATACGGCGATCCGGGGCCGCTCGGCCAGCGCATCGCGCAGACGTACGGCGCCGAGCAGGTGTGGGAAGCGATCGAGCGGAGCGAGCTGTATCGAAGCCGGGAGCGGGAGAGGGGAACGGCCGGCCGGCCGCCCTGGATCCGCACGGGCGTCGGCGCGGCGTTCGCGATGCACGGCGCCGGCCTCGGCTTCGGCATCCCGGATCCGGGCGGCGGCGTGCTGCGGCTGGCGCCGGACGGCAAGATTGAAGCGATCTTCGGCTACGAGGAGTTCGGCCAAGGGCTGCTCGCGACGCTCGAGCTGATGCTGGCGGAGCAGTTCGGTTTCGCGGCGGAAGATATCCGGATGATTATCGGCGACACCGACGTCGTGCCGGACAGCGGCTCGAGCACCGCCTCGCGGGCGACGAGCATGATGTGGACGGCGCTGCGGCGGATGGCGCCGGAATTTACCGCGAAGCTGCTGGACGCGGCCAGCGCCGCGACGGGCATACCCGCGGAGCGGCTTCGCCTCGGCGCGGGCGGCGTCCGGCTCGCGCTCGAGCCGGAGGACGCGAACGGCGCGGGCGAAATCGCGGCGACGTACGAAGAGCTCGCCCGCGCGACAGCGGCGAACCCGATCCGCTGCGAGACGTCGTTCCATTATCCGCTCACGCCGGACGAGAGGGTCGGAGCGCATTTCTTGTACACGTACGCGGCGGTCGCCGTGAAGGTCGAGGTCGACACGCTCACGGGGCGCGTCCGCGTGCTCGACCAGCATCACGCCGTCGCGGCCGGTCCCGTCGCCAACCCCCAGGGCTACCTCGGGCAAATCGAGGGCGGCAGCTCCATGGCGGTCGGCTTCACGCTGACCGAGGACGCAATCATGAACGACGGAATATACGCGACGAAAAACTTGGATACGTATTTGGTGCCGACGATCGCGGATATGAACGGCTCGATCCGCGTCGAGGCGATCGAGGATTTGCCGGAGGATGACGTATACGGCCCTCGAGGCATCGGCGAAGTCGGCTCGGTGACGCTGGCGCCGGCGATCGCGGAGGCCATATTCGACGCGACGGGCGTTCGGGTGACGAAGCTGCCCGTCGATGCGGCCGAGCTGCAGCAGGTTCCGGATTTTGCGAAAGACGGGGGGAACGCGCATGTTGGATAA
- a CDS encoding (2Fe-2S)-binding protein translates to MLDKASLGARAPVPFRLDIDVNGEAVSLDVAPTRRLLTVLREDLQLTGTKRSCDIGRCGACMVLVDGRPVNSCLAMAYQCAGASVTTIEGIAAGADKALDPVQQAFLEEGGFQCGYCTPGMIVSTKALLDGTPNPTDEDIEEALSGNLCRCTGYASILRAVRRAVELRGDA, encoded by the coding sequence ATGTTGGATAAAGCGAGCTTGGGCGCGCGGGCGCCCGTCCCGTTCCGGCTGGACATCGACGTGAACGGGGAGGCGGTGTCGCTCGACGTCGCGCCGACGCGGCGGCTGCTGACGGTGCTGCGGGAAGATTTGCAGCTGACCGGCACGAAGCGGTCGTGCGATATCGGCCGCTGCGGCGCCTGCATGGTGCTGGTCGACGGCAGGCCGGTCAATTCGTGCCTTGCGATGGCGTATCAATGCGCCGGCGCCAGCGTGACGACGATCGAAGGCATCGCGGCGGGCGCCGACAAGGCACTCGATCCGGTGCAGCAAGCGTTCCTCGAAGAGGGCGGCTTCCAGTGCGGATACTGCACGCCCGGCATGATCGTGTCGACGAAGGCGCTGCTCGACGGGACGCCGAATCCGACGGACGAGGATATCGAAGAAGCGCTGTCCGGCAATTTGTGCCGGTGCACGGGGTACGCGTCGATTTTGCGCGCCGTGCGCCGTGCGGTCGAGCTGAGGGGAGACGCATAA
- a CDS encoding nucleoside deaminase: MTTREQRIEYLRRAVEVSRRARESGNTPFGAILVDADGDIVLEQGNIEITESNCTGHAETTLMEAASKRFTKAELWRMTMYTTVEPCAMCAGAVYWANVGTVVYGVSERTLLSLTGDDEQNPTFDLPCREVFARGQKPIVVEGPFPEVEQDVLTVHEGYWR; encoded by the coding sequence ATGACGACAAGAGAACAGCGAATCGAATATTTGCGCCGGGCGGTCGAAGTGTCGCGCCGAGCGCGCGAATCCGGCAACACGCCGTTCGGGGCGATTTTGGTCGACGCGGACGGCGACATCGTGCTGGAGCAGGGCAATATCGAAATTACGGAATCGAATTGTACCGGACATGCGGAAACGACGCTGATGGAGGCCGCTTCCAAGCGGTTTACGAAAGCGGAGCTGTGGCGCATGACGATGTATACGACCGTCGAGCCTTGCGCGATGTGCGCGGGAGCCGTGTATTGGGCGAACGTGGGAACGGTGGTGTACGGCGTATCGGAGCGTACGCTGCTTTCCCTGACGGGCGACGACGAGCAAAACCCGACGTTCGATCTGCCGTGCCGCGAGGTGTTCGCGCGGGGGCAGAAGCCGATCGTCGTCGAAGGTCCGTTTCCGGAAGTGGAACAAGACGTCTTAACGGTGCATGAGGGGTATTGGAGATGA
- the uraD gene encoding 2-oxo-4-hydroxy-4-carboxy-5-ureidoimidazoline decarboxylase, translated as MITINELNAMSEERFIDALKDVFEHSPWVAETAYKSAPFASTEALHRTMMDAVRGAAEETVLALFRAHPDLATRLAISELSTAEQQGVGLDRLTPEEFETFSTLNREYVNKFGFPFLFAVRGKTKDDILVAMRRRIPRTFAEEREQALLEIERITGFRLRDLIDDGAGAAP; from the coding sequence ATGATTACGATCAATGAATTGAATGCGATGAGCGAAGAGAGGTTCATCGATGCGCTGAAAGACGTGTTCGAGCATTCGCCTTGGGTGGCGGAGACGGCGTACAAGAGCGCGCCGTTCGCCTCGACGGAAGCGCTGCATCGCACGATGATGGACGCCGTGCGCGGCGCGGCGGAGGAAACGGTGCTCGCCTTGTTCCGGGCGCATCCCGATCTCGCGACGCGCCTCGCAATCAGCGAGCTGTCGACCGCGGAGCAGCAGGGCGTCGGGTTAGACCGGCTGACGCCGGAGGAGTTCGAGACGTTCTCGACGCTCAATCGCGAGTATGTAAATAAATTCGGCTTCCCGTTTCTGTTCGCGGTGCGCGGGAAGACGAAGGACGATATTTTGGTAGCGATGCGCCGGCGCATTCCTCGTACGTTCGCGGAGGAGCGGGAGCAGGCGCTGCTCGAAATCGAGCGCATCACCGGTTTTCGGCTGCGCGACCTGATCGACGACGGCGCGGGAGCCGCGCCATGA
- the uraH gene encoding hydroxyisourate hydrolase — translation MSGRLTTHVLDTALGKPAAGVKVQLWRQAGADAAGELLAEAATNADGRLDAPLLAGDAMAAGTYELVFFVRDYFLRTQTSPAMFLDAVPIRFTIASPGEHYHVPLLIAPGGYSTYRGS, via the coding sequence ATGAGCGGGCGGCTGACGACGCATGTGCTCGATACGGCGCTCGGTAAGCCGGCCGCCGGGGTGAAGGTGCAGCTGTGGCGCCAAGCAGGCGCGGATGCGGCGGGCGAGCTGCTGGCGGAGGCGGCGACGAACGCGGACGGCCGGCTCGACGCGCCGCTGCTTGCCGGCGATGCCATGGCCGCCGGTACGTACGAGCTCGTATTTTTCGTCCGCGACTACTTCCTTCGGACGCAGACGTCGCCGGCGATGTTCCTGGATGCGGTGCCGATCCGGTTTACGATCGCCTCGCCGGGGGAGCATTACCACGTACCGCTGCTGATCGCTCCCGGAGGGTACAGCACGTATCGAGGCAGCTAA
- a CDS encoding allantoinase — MGTYELVVKNGLVVGPSGVSAQDIGISEGRIAAIGEGLSGAAAIDAGGCYVLPGMIDAHVHFNEPNFGHWEGFATGSASLAAGGITTYIDMPLNGNPPTVTPDAFAAKAALAEGASAVDYAFWGGLMPGFLDSLEPLHALGVVGFKAFMSNPGGEGEGRFREADDATLYEGMQRIASFGGLLALHAESDAMTSTLASAAAAAGRTSARDFVAARPIAAETEAVARALLYAERTGCRLHFVHISSADAVALIDAAKRRGLDVSVETCPHYLALTEDDMDRLGPVAKCAPPLRSAAEQAKLWAELASGRIDLVASDHSPCPTALKDGPFFAAWGGISGAQSSLELLFDEAVLRRGLPATLIAELTAAGPARRFGLSSRKGRIAPGLDADFVLLDPARSYTLQAEQLQYRHRHSPYIGRTFGCKVKATYVRGIAVYTEEEGVVVPGGGRFVRP; from the coding sequence GTGGGAACCTATGAATTGGTCGTCAAAAACGGGTTGGTCGTCGGGCCTAGCGGCGTGTCGGCGCAGGACATCGGCATCAGCGAAGGGCGCATCGCCGCAATAGGCGAAGGGCTGTCGGGCGCCGCGGCGATCGACGCGGGCGGCTGCTACGTGCTGCCGGGCATGATCGACGCCCACGTTCATTTCAACGAGCCGAACTTCGGCCATTGGGAAGGCTTCGCGACCGGCTCCGCCTCGCTCGCCGCCGGCGGCATCACGACGTATATCGATATGCCGCTCAACGGCAATCCGCCGACGGTGACGCCGGACGCGTTCGCCGCGAAAGCGGCGCTCGCGGAGGGCGCGTCGGCGGTCGATTACGCCTTCTGGGGCGGCCTGATGCCGGGCTTCCTCGACTCGCTCGAGCCGCTCCACGCCCTCGGCGTCGTCGGGTTCAAGGCGTTCATGTCGAACCCCGGGGGCGAAGGCGAGGGACGATTTCGAGAGGCGGACGATGCGACGCTATACGAGGGCATGCAGCGCATCGCGTCCTTCGGCGGACTGCTGGCGCTGCACGCGGAGAGCGACGCGATGACGTCGACGCTCGCTTCGGCCGCGGCGGCCGCCGGGCGGACGTCCGCGCGCGACTTCGTTGCCGCCCGCCCGATCGCGGCGGAGACGGAGGCCGTCGCCAGAGCGCTGTTGTACGCGGAGCGGACCGGCTGCCGGCTGCACTTCGTGCACATCAGCAGCGCGGACGCCGTCGCGCTGATCGACGCGGCGAAGCGGCGCGGGCTGGACGTCTCCGTCGAGACGTGTCCGCATTACCTCGCGTTGACGGAAGACGACATGGACCGGCTGGGTCCCGTCGCCAAATGCGCGCCGCCGCTGCGAAGCGCCGCTGAGCAGGCGAAGCTGTGGGCGGAGCTCGCATCCGGACGGATCGATCTTGTTGCGTCCGACCATTCCCCTTGCCCGACGGCGCTGAAGGATGGACCGTTCTTCGCGGCGTGGGGCGGCATCTCGGGCGCGCAGAGCAGCCTCGAGCTGCTGTTCGACGAAGCCGTGCTGCGCCGCGGCCTCCCCGCGACGCTCATCGCAGAATTGACGGCTGCAGGACCGGCCCGCCGATTCGGCCTCTCGAGCCGCAAAGGGAGAATCGCGCCCGGGCTCGACGCGGATTTCGTGCTGCTCGATCCGGCGCGCTCTTATACGCTGCAGGCGGAGCAACTGCAGTATCGGCACCGTCACAGCCCGTATATCGGCCGCACGTTCGGCTGCAAAGTGAAGGCGACCTACGTTCGAGGCATCGCCGTTTACACGGAGGAAGAAGGCGTCGTCGTTCCCGGCGGCGGCCGTTTCGTCCGACCATGA
- a CDS encoding Zn-dependent hydrolase, whose amino-acid sequence MTTMRAERSAALMHGILEELQRYSAGGPGVTRLLYADEWAAAQQYLSERMAALGLAVRCDRVGNVYGRIEGTREAAPAVLTGSHIDTVRSGGAYDGAYGIAAGVAALDYLQRTYGPPVRPLEVVSFCEEEGSRFPLSYWGSGNVVGAYDVSEAPRHIDFAGVSMEDAMRRAGCGLDDQAPPARGDIGVFVEAHIEQGVTLERMNLDIGVVTAIVGQKRYIVKLIGEANHAGTTPMGMRRDPCAGAAEMIAALERMALEAGDPLVATVGRMELSPNTPNVIPGAVTFTIDVRHADGEALDRFGEALAETIHTIAERRGLGVELSLWVDTRPAPMHPKLYSALERICSEQGLSSRLMVSGAGHDAQMLQQVCPSAMIFVPSRLGVSHSPDEYSTPEALENGLQVLIAILYELAYEERLP is encoded by the coding sequence ATGACGACAATGCGAGCGGAGCGCTCCGCGGCATTGATGCACGGTATACTGGAGGAACTGCAGCGGTACAGCGCTGGGGGACCCGGCGTAACGAGACTGCTGTACGCGGATGAATGGGCGGCCGCCCAGCAATATTTGAGCGAGCGGATGGCCGCGCTCGGTCTTGCCGTCCGGTGCGACCGGGTCGGCAACGTTTACGGACGAATCGAAGGGACGCGGGAGGCCGCTCCGGCGGTGCTGACCGGTTCGCATATCGATACGGTCCGTTCCGGCGGCGCGTACGACGGCGCGTACGGCATCGCGGCGGGCGTCGCCGCCCTCGATTACTTGCAGCGCACGTACGGTCCGCCGGTGCGGCCGCTCGAGGTCGTGTCGTTCTGCGAGGAGGAGGGGAGCCGTTTCCCGCTCTCCTATTGGGGCTCCGGCAATGTCGTCGGCGCGTACGACGTATCGGAGGCGCCTCGCCATATCGATTTCGCCGGCGTGTCGATGGAAGATGCCATGCGGCGCGCCGGCTGCGGTCTCGACGACCAAGCGCCGCCCGCGCGCGGCGACATCGGTGTCTTCGTCGAAGCGCATATCGAGCAGGGCGTCACGCTCGAACGCATGAACCTCGACATCGGCGTCGTCACGGCGATCGTCGGGCAGAAGCGCTATATCGTCAAGCTGATCGGCGAGGCGAATCATGCCGGCACGACGCCGATGGGCATGCGCAGAGACCCTTGCGCGGGCGCGGCGGAAATGATCGCGGCGCTCGAGCGTATGGCGCTTGAAGCGGGCGACCCTCTCGTCGCTACGGTCGGCCGAATGGAACTGTCGCCGAACACGCCCAACGTCATCCCGGGAGCGGTGACGTTCACGATCGACGTGCGCCATGCGGACGGCGAGGCGCTGGATCGCTTCGGCGAGGCGCTGGCCGAGACGATTCATACAATCGCGGAGCGCCGCGGCCTCGGCGTCGAACTGTCGCTGTGGGTGGATACGCGCCCGGCGCCGATGCACCCGAAGCTGTACTCGGCGTTAGAGCGCATTTGCTCGGAGCAAGGCCTCTCGTCCCGACTTATGGTAAGCGGGGCGGGGCACGACGCGCAAATGCTGCAGCAGGTTTGCCCGTCCGCGATGATTTTCGTGCCGAGCCGGCTCGGCGTCAGCCATTCGCCGGACGAATATTCGACGCCCGAAGCGCTTGAGAACGGGCTGCAAGTATTGATCGCCATACTGTACGAGCTTGCATACGAGGAGCGATTGCCATGA